Proteins encoded in a region of the Clostridium beijerinckii genome:
- a CDS encoding EutN/CcmL family microcompartment protein, protein MYMAKVVGNVVATRKDDSLVGYKLMIVKRIDVKENFIGNEEVAADYVGAGIGDYVLLCKGSAVRVEKQKVAIDMAIIGIIDTIDV, encoded by the coding sequence ATATGGCAAAAGTTGTTGGTAATGTTGTAGCTACGAGAAAAGATGATTCATTAGTTGGGTATAAGCTAATGATTGTAAAGAGAATAGATGTAAAAGAAAATTTTATTGGCAACGAAGAAGTTGCAGCAGATTATGTTGGAGCAGGTATAGGGGATTATGTATTACTTTGTAAAGGGTCAGCTGTACGTGTAGAGAAACAAAAGGTTGCTATTGATATGGCTATTATTGGAATCATAGATACAATTGATGTCTAA